From a region of the Arvicanthis niloticus isolate mArvNil1 chromosome 6, mArvNil1.pat.X, whole genome shotgun sequence genome:
- the Tor4a gene encoding torsin-4A: MDHSHASLESQAKGPCVIAPVRAVLRLRRRVCVLRKRRFLQPGTEPDAGTGTLGPSGSLGTLRADLDQPKFFTFDSLTELSSRTPRKRRRRSRVVLYPETSRKCRPRTERQSRAQRCLLLLVAIVGFQVLNAIENLDDNAQRYDLDGLEKVLQRSVFGQPAAVGRIMALLRDYLATHVHSHPLLLALHGPSGVGKSHVGRLLAHHFRAVLEDGALVLQYHARHHCPEPRPVQDCRKELAQRVADVVAQAEAEEKTPLLVLDEADLLPPALLDELHDLLQPQRSHHFHNAIYVLLSGAGGIEITHFVLQNASRMLPPLRHSAGSTQTEESPAEKELHTSLRELLAREHRLWNTAAIVPFLLLDKPDVVNCFREEMAGEGFFPEQALAEHLAEQLSYYHVAGHEFAVTGCKQVVAKVNLLQHKPAHAGH; this comes from the coding sequence ATGGACCACAGCCATGCTAGCCTAGAGTCCCAGGCCAAGGGACCATGTGTGATCGCGCCAGTGCGCGCAGTGCTCCGTCTGCGCCGCCGAGTCTGCGTCCTGCGCAAGAGGCGCTTCTTGCAGCCAGGTACTGAGCCGGACGCTGGGACTGGGACACTCGGGCCCAGCGGCAGCTTGGGGACTCTGCGTGCCGACCTAGACCAACCTAAATTCTTCACCTTCGACAGCCTGACAGAGCTATCGTCTAGGACACCCCGCAAGAGGCGCAGGCGTAGTCGGGTGGTGCTTTACCCAGAAACCTCACGGAAGTGCCGACCCCGCACAGAGCGGCAGAGTCGTGCACAGCGTTGCCTGCTGCTTCTTGTAGCCATTGTGGGGTTCCAGGTTCTCAATGCCATTGAGAATCTGGACGATAATGCACAACGTTACGACCTCGACGGGCTGGAGAAGGTGTTGCAGCGTTCTGTGTTTGGCCAGCCAGCTGCTGTGGGCCGCATCATGGCCCTGCTGCGAGATTATCTGGCTACACATGTGCACAGTCATCCCTTGCTTCTGGCACTGCACGGGCCCAGTGGTGTAGGCAAGAGTCACGTAGGGCGTCTGCTGGCACACCACTTTCGCGCAGTGCTGGAGGATGGCGCTTTGGTTCTGCAGTACCACGCACGACATCACTGTCCAGAGCCACGCCCAGTTCAGGACTGTCGGAAGGAACTGGCACAGCGTGTGGCtgatgtggtggcacaggctgAGGCTGAGGAGAAGACTCCTCTCTTGGTCCTGGATGAGGCTGACCTCTTGCCACCCGCGCTTCTGGATGAGTTGCACGACCTCCTGCAGCCACAGCGCTCGCACCACTTCCACAATGCTATCTACGTACTCCTAAGTGGCGCTGGTGGTATAGAGATCACACATTTTGTGCTGCAGAATGCTTCACGGATGTTGCCCCCACTCCGCCACAGCGCAGGCAGTACTCAGACTGAGGAATCTCCAGCTGAGAAGGAGTTACACACCAGTCTTCGAGAGCTCCTGGCCCGAGAACACCGTCTATGGAACACTGCAGCCATCGTGCCCTTCCTGCTACTGGACAAGCCAGATGTGGTCAACTGCTTCAGAGAGGAGATGGCAGGGGAGGGATTTTTTCCTGAGCAGGCCTTGGCAGAGCATCTGGCAGAGCAGCTCAGCTACTACCATGTTGCTGGACATGAGTTTGCCGTCACTGGCTGCAAGCAGGTAGTAGCTAAGGTCAACCTGTTGCAGCACAAGCCGGCACATGCTGGACATTAG
- the Nelfb gene encoding negative elongation factor B, producing the protein MFAGLQDLGVANGEDLKETLTNCTEPLKAIEQFQTENGVLLPSLQSALPFLDLHGTPRLEFHQSVFDELRDKLLERVSAIASEGKAEERYKKLEDLLEKSFSLVKMPSLQPVVMCVMKHLPKVPEKKLKLVMADKELYRACAVEVKRQIWQDNQALFGDEVSPLLKQYILEKESALFSTELSVLHNFFSPSPKTRRQGEVVQKLTQMVGKNVKLYDMVLQFLRTLFLRTRNVHYCTLRAELLMSLHDLDVSDICTVDPCHKFTWCLDACIRERFVDSKRARELQGFLDGVKKGQEQVLGDLSMILCDPFAINTLSLSTIRHLQELVSQETLPRDSPDLLLLLRLLALGQGAWDLIDSQVFKEPKMEAELITRFLPMLMSFVVDDYTFNVDQKLPAEERAPVTYPNTLPERFTKFLQEQRMACEVGLYYVLHITKQRNKNALLRLLPGLVETFGDLAFSDIFLHLLTGSLALLADEFALEDFCSSLFDGFFLTASPRKENVHRHVLRLLLHLHARVAPSKLEALQKALEPTGQSGEAVKELYSQLGEKLEQLDHRKPSPTQAAETPALELPLPSVPAPATL; encoded by the exons ATGTTCGCGGGGCTCCAGGACCTGGGCGTGGCCAATGGCGAGGACCTGAAAGAGACCCTGACCAACTGCACCGAGCCTCTCAAGGCCATTGAGCAATTTCAG ACAGAGAATGGCGTGTTGCTGCCTTCCCTGCAGTCGGCCCTGCCCTTCTTGGATCTACACGGGACACCGCGGCTGGAGTTCCATCAGTCAGTGTTTGATGAGCTACGCGACAAACTGCTGGAACGAGTGTCAGCTATTGCCTCTGAGGGAAAGGCAGAAGAGAG GTACAAAAAGCTAGAAGACCTCCTGGAAAAGAGCTTTTCTCTGGTCAAGATGCCGTCCCTACAACCAGTGGTGATGTGTGTTATGAAACACTTGCCTAAG GTTCCTGAGAAGAAGCTGAAGCTGGTGATGGCTGACAAGGAGCTGTACCGGGCATGTGCTGTGGAAGTGAAGAGGCAGATCTGGCAGGACAACCAGGCTCTCTTTGGTGATGAAGTCTCACCGCTGTTGAAGCAGTATATCCTGGAGAAAGAGAGTGCACTCTTCAGCACAGAGCTCTCTGTCCTGCACAACTTCTTCAGCCCTTCCCCCAAGACCAGGCGCCAGGGAGAG GTGGTACAGAAGCTGACACAGATGGTAGGGAAGAATGTGAAGCTGTATGACATGGTGCTGCAGTTCCTGCGCACACTCTTCCTGCGGACCAGGAATGTGCACTACTGCACATTACGAGCTGAGCTGCTTATGTCTTTGCATGATTTGGACGTCAGTGACATCTGCACTGTGGATCCCTGCCATAAG TTCACCTGGTGCCTGGATGCCTGCATCCGAGAGCggtttgtggacagcaaaagagCCCGGGAGCTACAGGGATTTCTTGACGGTGTGAAGAAAGGCCAGGAACAAGTTTTGGG GGATTTGTCTATGATCCTGTGCGACCCCTTTGCCATCAACACACTGTCCCTGAGCACCATCAGGCACTTGCAGGAGCTGGTTAGCCAGGAGACACTGCCCAGG gatAGTCCCGACCTCCTCCTCCTACTTAGGCTGCTGGCACTGGGCCAAGGTGCATGGGACTTAATAGACAGCCAGGTCTTCAAGGAGCCTAAGATG GAGGCAGAGCTCATCACCAGGTTCCTGCCGATGCTGATGTCCTTCGTGGTGGATGACTACACTTTCAATGTGGATCAGAAGCTGCCAGCTGAGGAGAGAGCCCCAGTCACATACCCCAACACGCTTCCTGAAAGGTTCACCAA GTTTTTGCAGGAGCAGCGCATGGCTTGTGAGGTGGGACTGTACTATGTCCTACACATCACCAAGCAGAGAAACAAGAATGCACTCCTGCGTCTGCTGCCTGGACTTG TGGAAACCTTTGGTGACCTGGCCTTCAGTGACATCTTTCTCCACCTGCTCACTGGTAGCCTGGCACTGCTGGCTGATGAATTTGCCCTGGAGGATTTCTGCAGCAGCCTGTTTGATGGCTTTTTCCTTACTGCCTCTCCCAG GAAGGAAAATGTGCACCGCCATGTGCTGAGGCTTCTCCTCCACTTGCATGCAAGAGTGGCCCCTTCCAAGCTGGAGGCATTGCAGAAGGCTCTGGAACCCACGGGCCAG AGCGGGGAGGCCGTGAAGGAGCTCTACTCCCAGCTTGGTGAGAAGTTGGAACAGTTAGACCATCGGAAGCCCAGTCCAACCCAAGCTGCAGAGACACCAGCACTGGAGCTGCCTCTTCCCAGTGTGCCTGCTCCAGCCACACTGTGA
- the Stpg3 gene encoding protein STPG3 yields MNFDQKAVKFLANFYINGGKHWTRGPLSQKPLHPTQSNAAVLWWDQELEAAWDEMWPPKTKRAPSGFRLRIGAPNESTPISTGTLRELWLERRPPILTDLDVPGPTQYEVPNVSLRESSPHPQYTIGRKYPGREGGGRRAWQTMWLQSESPFTQKTDFNQETKWPSPAEYTPLSQPAFPAFSFGGRLRRSAVKVPESRFRPGMLRARGPCSYTPLVPTSKPSGEKRPSPNTYNILPGCRLQSTRSPAFSMSRSPAFASWVSSSGTPGPAAYYVEDCYNSRFPSPPGVVIQGVRRPKRHDTGPFCTL; encoded by the exons ATGAACTTTGACCAGAAGGCTGTGAAATTCCTGGCAAATTTTTACATCAATGGAGGCAAACACTGGACTCGGGGCCCCCTGAGTCAGAAACCTCTTCATCCCACCCA GTCCAACGCTGCTGTGTTATGGTGGGACCAGGAGCTGGAGGCTGCCTGGGATGAGATGTGGCCCCCAAAGACGAAGAGAGCCCCTAGTGGCTTCAGGTTAAGAATAGGCGCCCCCAATGAGTCCACACCTATCAGCACAGGGACTCTGAGGGAGCTAT GGCTAGAGAGACGTCCTCCAATCCTGACAGACCTGGATGTCCCTGGCCCAACCCAGTATGAGGTGCCCAATGTGTCTCTGCGAGAGTCCTCTCCACACCCCCAATACACCATCGGTCGCAAGTACCCGGGTCGAG AGGGTGGTGGCCGCAGGGCATGGCAGACCATGTGGCTCCAAAGTGAAAGCCCCTTCACGCAGAAGACCGACTTCAACCAAGAGACAAAG TGGCCATCGCCCGCCGAGTACACGCCGCTGAGCCAGCCTGCCTTCCCGGCCTTCAGCTTTGGCGGCCGCCTTCGTCGCTCTGCTGTCAAAGTACCCGAGAGTCGTTTCCGTCCAGGGATGCTCCGAGCCCGAGGTCCTTGTAGCTATACCCCACTCGTGCCTACCTCAAAGCCCTCTGGCGAGAAGCGACCCAGTCCCAACACCTACAACATCCTTCCTGGGTGCCGTCTGCAGAGCACACGCTCACCTGCCTTCTCCATGAGCCGCTCTCCTGCGTTTGCATCCTGGGTCAGCTCTT CCGGAACCCCAGGTCCAGCTGCCTACTACGTGGAAGACTGCTACAACTCACGCTTCCCATCTCCGCCTGGAGTAGTTATCCAAGGAGTGCGCAGACCCAAGCGCCATGACACAGGCCCCTTCTGCACACTGTAG